In a genomic window of Streptomyces sp. NBC_01231:
- a CDS encoding protein kinase, with translation MSEEPGSERLIAGRYRLLSPLGEGGMGTVWRARDEVLHREVAVKEVRAPAGLQGSEIERMYARLEREAWAAARVANRNVVTVYDVATQDGRPWIVMEIVRGISLAELLEAEGPLSPQRAAHIGAEVLSALRAAHEAGVLHRDVKPANVLMSNDGRVVLTDFGIAMVEGSSALTMTGEVIGSPEFLAPERALGRTPGPESDLWALGVLLYAAVEGHSPFRQNTPLSTLRAIVDEELPPPLRAGPLAPVIEGLLRKDPAERLSAERAEQDLRVVGAGGTPRADFGSESSFAYPPTVARQQPPPTSPGPSQWTQPTPAGGPTAPTTAPGGPTGPRRNRRAAVVLVAGIAALALAIAGLTYALLNRDDGNKTEGGGTKNDASAPASPSVSDTAPQDTGKPEPTPSESRESTSAAPAQSVKVSLAGSHTEYSGTCPPARDDAPAFTATFTVGTLPAEVSYRWVSRDGDVLDAGWKTLSFPDGGDRTKQDTAFVTTNDDNGSFENEISVEVRDPVHTTSNSVPFSVTCESEAPSDEASPSTSESP, from the coding sequence GTGTCCGAAGAACCGGGCAGTGAACGTCTGATCGCGGGCCGCTACCGTCTCCTGTCGCCGCTCGGCGAGGGCGGCATGGGGACCGTGTGGCGTGCCCGCGACGAGGTGCTGCACCGCGAGGTCGCGGTCAAGGAGGTACGGGCACCCGCCGGGCTGCAGGGATCCGAGATCGAGCGGATGTACGCCCGGCTGGAGCGGGAGGCGTGGGCGGCGGCCCGGGTCGCCAACCGCAACGTGGTGACGGTGTACGACGTGGCCACCCAGGACGGCCGTCCCTGGATCGTCATGGAGATCGTGCGGGGCATCTCCCTGGCCGAGCTGCTGGAGGCGGAGGGTCCGCTCTCCCCGCAGCGGGCCGCGCACATCGGCGCCGAGGTGCTGTCCGCGCTGCGGGCCGCGCACGAGGCCGGGGTGCTGCACCGGGACGTGAAACCGGCCAACGTGCTGATGTCGAACGACGGCCGGGTCGTGCTGACCGACTTCGGTATCGCCATGGTCGAGGGCAGCTCCGCGCTGACCATGACCGGCGAGGTCATCGGCTCGCCCGAGTTCCTGGCGCCGGAGCGGGCGCTGGGCCGCACGCCCGGCCCCGAGTCCGACCTGTGGGCGCTGGGCGTCCTGCTGTACGCGGCGGTCGAGGGCCACTCCCCGTTCCGCCAGAACACCCCGCTCAGCACCCTGCGGGCGATCGTCGACGAGGAGCTGCCGCCGCCGCTGAGGGCCGGTCCGCTGGCCCCGGTGATCGAGGGACTGCTGCGCAAGGACCCGGCCGAGCGGCTGTCCGCCGAGCGGGCCGAGCAGGACCTGCGGGTCGTCGGCGCGGGCGGCACACCGCGCGCGGACTTCGGGTCGGAGTCCTCGTTCGCGTACCCGCCGACCGTCGCCCGACAGCAGCCGCCGCCGACCTCGCCGGGCCCGTCCCAGTGGACGCAGCCCACCCCGGCGGGCGGCCCCACGGCGCCCACGACCGCCCCCGGCGGACCCACCGGACCGCGCCGTAACCGCCGCGCGGCCGTCGTGCTGGTGGCGGGCATCGCCGCCCTGGCGCTGGCGATCGCGGGACTGACGTACGCGCTGCTGAACCGCGACGACGGGAACAAGACCGAGGGCGGAGGGACCAAGAACGATGCCTCCGCGCCGGCTTCGCCCTCGGTGAGCGACACCGCGCCGCAGGACACCGGAAAGCCCGAGCCCACGCCCAGCGAAAGCCGTGAGTCCACGTCCGCCGCCCCGGCGCAGTCGGTGAAGGTCTCCCTGGCCGGTTCGCACACGGAGTACTCCGGCACCTGCCCGCCGGCGCGGGACGACGCGCCCGCCTTCACGGCGACGTTCACGGTGGGCACGCTGCCGGCCGAGGTCAGCTACCGCTGGGTGTCGAGGGACGGCGACGTCCTGGACGCGGGGTGGAAGACCCTCTCGTTCCCGGACGGCGGCGACAGGACCAAGCAGGACACGGCGTTCGTGACGACGAACGACGACAACGGCAGCTTCGAGAACGAGATCAGTGTCGAGGTCCGCGATCCCGTGCACACGACGTCCAACTCGGTGCCGTTCTCGGTGACCTGTGAGTCGGAGGCCCCGTCGGACGAGGCCTCCCCTTCCACTTCGGAGTCGCCGTGA
- a CDS encoding SGNH/GDSL hydrolase family protein — MRCSRLAVFVSSLLLAVGTALPGAATAQASQLAATGGYVALGDSYSSGVGTGSYLSASGDCKRSAKAYPYLWAAAHSPSSFDFTACSGARTSDVLASQLTPLNSATALVSISVGGNDAGFSDVMTTCVIQSDSSCLSRIDTARAYVDSTLPGRLDSVYSAIRAKAPSARVVVLGYPRFYQLGATCLGLSETKRKAINDAADYLDTAVAKRAADHGFAFGDVRGTFTGHELCSGSPWLNSLNLLNIGESYHPKAAGQSGGYLPVFNGLA; from the coding sequence ATGAGATGTTCCCGACTTGCCGTATTCGTCAGCTCTCTCCTCCTCGCCGTCGGCACCGCGCTCCCCGGCGCGGCCACCGCCCAGGCGTCCCAACTCGCCGCAACCGGCGGCTATGTGGCGCTCGGTGACTCCTACTCCTCCGGGGTGGGCACGGGCAGCTACCTCTCCGCGAGCGGTGACTGCAAGCGCAGCGCCAAGGCGTATCCCTACCTCTGGGCCGCCGCCCATTCACCCTCGTCCTTCGACTTCACCGCTTGCTCGGGCGCCCGAACGAGTGATGTTCTGGCGAGTCAACTGACCCCGCTCAACTCCGCCACCGCCCTTGTCTCGATCAGCGTGGGCGGCAACGACGCCGGTTTCTCCGACGTCATGACGACCTGTGTGATCCAGTCCGACAGTTCCTGCCTGTCCCGGATCGACACCGCGAGGGCGTACGTCGACTCGACGCTCCCCGGCAGGCTCGACAGCGTCTACTCGGCGATCCGCGCCAAGGCACCGTCCGCCCGGGTGGTCGTGCTCGGCTACCCCCGCTTCTACCAGCTCGGCGCCACCTGCCTCGGCCTCTCCGAGACCAAGCGGAAGGCCATCAACGACGCGGCCGACTACCTGGACACCGCGGTCGCCAAGAGGGCCGCGGACCACGGCTTCGCCTTCGGCGACGTCCGCGGCACCTTTACCGGCCACGAGCTCTGCTCCGGCAGCCCCTGGCTGAACAGCCTCAACCTGCTCAACATCGGCGAGTCGTACCACCCGAAGGCGGCCGGTCAGTCCGGCGGCTATCTGCCGGTGTTCAACGGCCTGGCCTGA
- a CDS encoding glycosyltransferase family 2 protein, with amino-acid sequence MSSVLRPASTGHDPSTAGKYRPISSHLAITPPVSVVIPAMNEAENLPYVFKTLPAWIHEVVLVDGNSTDDTVEVARSLWPDVKVVEQRGKGKGDALTTGFQAATGDIIVMVDADGSADGNEIVSYVSALVSGADFAKGSRFANGGGTDDMTFIRKLGNWALCTAVNRKFGARYTDLCYGYNAFWRHCLDKIELDCTGFEVETLMNIRVVKAGLKVQEIPSHEYLRIHGTSNLRAVRDGLRVLRVILSERSNRRALRRRPQHSPLLDSVRGEVS; translated from the coding sequence ATGAGCTCAGTTCTGCGCCCGGCCAGTACGGGCCACGATCCGTCAACAGCCGGTAAGTACCGTCCGATCTCCTCTCACCTGGCGATCACGCCACCGGTGAGCGTCGTGATTCCCGCCATGAACGAGGCGGAGAATCTCCCGTACGTCTTCAAGACACTTCCGGCCTGGATACACGAAGTGGTCCTTGTGGACGGCAACTCCACCGACGACACCGTCGAAGTGGCCCGCTCCCTGTGGCCGGACGTCAAGGTCGTCGAACAGCGCGGCAAGGGCAAGGGCGACGCGCTGACCACCGGGTTCCAGGCCGCCACCGGCGACATCATCGTGATGGTCGACGCGGACGGCTCGGCCGACGGCAACGAGATCGTCAGCTATGTCTCCGCCCTCGTCTCGGGCGCGGACTTCGCCAAGGGGTCCCGGTTCGCCAACGGCGGCGGCACCGACGACATGACCTTCATCCGCAAGCTCGGCAACTGGGCGCTGTGCACGGCGGTCAACCGCAAGTTCGGCGCCCGCTACACGGATCTGTGCTACGGCTACAACGCGTTCTGGCGGCACTGCCTCGACAAGATCGAGCTGGACTGCACCGGCTTCGAGGTCGAGACCCTGATGAACATCCGGGTCGTGAAGGCCGGACTCAAGGTGCAGGAGATACCGAGCCACGAGTACCTCCGCATCCACGGCACCAGCAATCTGCGGGCCGTGCGGGACGGGCTCAGGGTGCTCAGGGTGATCCTGAGCGAGCGCTCCAACCGGCGGGCCCTGCGCCGCCGGCCGCAGCACTCCCCGCTGCTCGACTCGGTCCGGGGAGAGGTGTCTTGA
- a CDS encoding glycosyltransferase — MSGPDISVVICVYTEDRWEDILAAVSSVRAQSHPALETLLVVDHNAALLDRLAKEYKEPQETREVRVLANAGPRGLSAGRNTGIAAAHGDVVAFLDDDAVAERDWLRHFAAGYADPRVLAVGGRTVPIWASGRRPAWFPEEFDWVVGCTYRGLPPGRVRVRNVLGGNASFRRSAFDAAGGFATGIGRDGDKRPLGCEETELCIRLTRARPEAILLIDDRAVIHHRVPETREHFGYFRTRAYAEGLSKALVARSVGTDKGLESERRYATRVLPIGVARGLRDALLARPGGAGRAGAIVAGVLTAAGGYVVGSVRARRGTTTFSVAGIDGGIEGEADG, encoded by the coding sequence TTGAGCGGTCCCGACATCTCCGTGGTGATCTGCGTCTACACCGAGGACCGCTGGGAGGACATCCTCGCGGCGGTCTCCTCGGTGCGGGCGCAATCACACCCCGCGCTGGAAACACTCCTCGTCGTCGACCACAACGCGGCGCTCCTGGACCGGCTGGCCAAGGAGTACAAGGAGCCCCAGGAGACCCGGGAGGTGCGGGTGCTCGCCAACGCGGGCCCCCGCGGCCTGTCCGCCGGCCGCAACACCGGGATCGCCGCGGCGCACGGCGACGTCGTGGCGTTCCTGGACGACGACGCCGTGGCCGAGCGGGACTGGCTGCGGCACTTCGCCGCCGGTTACGCCGATCCGCGGGTGCTGGCCGTCGGCGGCCGTACCGTGCCGATCTGGGCGTCGGGCCGCCGGCCGGCCTGGTTCCCGGAGGAGTTCGACTGGGTGGTCGGCTGCACCTACCGGGGGCTGCCCCCGGGCCGGGTGCGGGTGCGCAACGTCCTGGGCGGCAACGCCTCCTTCCGCCGCAGCGCCTTCGACGCGGCGGGCGGCTTCGCCACCGGTATCGGACGCGACGGCGACAAGCGGCCGCTGGGCTGCGAGGAGACCGAACTGTGCATCCGGCTCACCCGGGCGAGACCGGAGGCGATCCTGCTGATCGACGACCGTGCGGTGATCCACCACCGGGTGCCCGAGACACGTGAGCACTTCGGGTACTTCCGGACGCGGGCGTACGCCGAGGGCCTGTCGAAAGCGCTGGTGGCCCGAAGCGTGGGCACCGACAAAGGACTTGAGTCGGAGCGCCGGTACGCGACGCGGGTACTGCCGATCGGGGTGGCACGCGGTCTGCGGGACGCCCTGCTGGCCCGTCCGGGCGGCGCGGGCCGCGCGGGCGCGATCGTCGCCGGGGTGCTGACGGCGGCGGGCGGGTACGTGGTGGGCAGTGTCCGGGCGCGCCGCGGCACCACCACCTTCTCGGTGGCCGGGATCGACGGCGGGATCGAGGGGGAAGCGGATGGCTGA
- a CDS encoding polysaccharide deacetylase family protein — protein MADTPVPILMYHAIAAEPNEATRELSVAPEAFAEQLAVLGELGFTPVDTAHLAARWRSGRPLPARPVLITFDDGYEGVHRHALPVLAKHGFAATLFVSTGWIRGAYDTGGGLDTMLDWDQIRELAAARVEIGGHSHTHPQLDQLDDATLRHELIQCKEIVTDELGTVPASFAYPYGYSSRRVRQAVRETGYGQALAVGNGLARRRQGPYALQRVTVRRSTGIEEFERLVQGRAIARNFARDRALTKGYALVRRARQVRRKAIRSRV, from the coding sequence ATGGCTGACACGCCGGTGCCGATCCTCATGTACCACGCGATCGCGGCCGAACCGAACGAGGCCACCCGGGAGTTGTCGGTGGCCCCGGAGGCCTTCGCCGAGCAGTTGGCCGTGCTCGGCGAGCTGGGGTTCACCCCCGTCGACACCGCCCATCTCGCCGCCCGTTGGCGCTCCGGACGCCCGCTGCCCGCGCGGCCCGTCCTGATCACCTTCGACGACGGCTACGAGGGCGTGCACCGGCACGCCCTGCCCGTGCTCGCCAAGCACGGCTTCGCGGCCACCCTGTTCGTCTCCACCGGCTGGATCCGGGGCGCGTACGACACCGGGGGCGGCCTCGACACCATGCTGGACTGGGACCAGATCCGCGAACTGGCCGCGGCCCGCGTGGAGATCGGCGGACACAGCCACACCCACCCGCAGCTCGACCAGCTCGACGACGCCACGCTGCGCCACGAGCTGATCCAGTGCAAGGAGATCGTCACCGACGAACTCGGCACGGTCCCGGCCTCGTTCGCCTACCCCTACGGCTACTCCAGCCGCCGGGTGCGGCAGGCGGTGCGGGAGACGGGGTACGGTCAGGCGCTCGCCGTCGGCAACGGGCTCGCCCGCCGTCGGCAGGGGCCGTACGCCCTGCAACGCGTCACCGTGCGCCGCAGCACCGGCATCGAGGAGTTCGAACGGCTCGTCCAGGGCCGCGCGATCGCCCGGAACTTCGCCCGGGACCGTGCCCTCACCAAGGGGTACGCCCTGGTCCGCAGAGCACGCCAGGTCCGCCGGAAGGCCATCCGTTCCCGTGTCTGA
- a CDS encoding lipopolysaccharide biosynthesis protein, with translation MSDTTTTTPEDTSPKDTSPPTKAPERSGRRLRLPGLGRSPGGNQLFRNAYALMLNTGISAVLGLGFWLAAARYYSESAVGQGSAAIAAMKLLAGLTAVTLTGALARFIPVAGRATARLIFRTYAGSSVIVAVAALVFLLTLNLWGPSYRFLHGPLNGLGFVVAVVAWSLLTLQDGVLTGLRNALWVPVGNTVFSAVKLGLLAAFAVALPTSGVFASWVAAIAFSVLPLGWLVFRRLAPRHIEATDEHARPPTLKEIGRFLAGDYTGSLFSLAVVYLVPVIIASQVSSEDNAYFYITTTIGGTINLLAINMGASLTVEGSHDPRRLASNTRAALRRMARIMLPVAAILFVGAPWILGVFGAGYADAATGLLRWFAVGAVLRVVMETYFAVLRAQSRTAGLAWMQGLLCVLVLGLTLLLLPRMGLIGAGVAEISSLAVIVAIAAPKLYKTVRGGPGDRPEDAAPDGDLADLGAREVPAPTGPLRRGPGWALDQDTLALGIHVDFDHLERRPDVRPGPGTPPTGTPLEPEDRRPAWARAPELGLPVEAREPGSEASLGPAEAEVDAPFEPREEIARGAEAAVREGPPVPAEAVTGEAAPAPARGGPTRVGVILGCLLTAALLLYWVPALRLGEADLDEMGGLGLISVLPLPTLAGAALLVVVFASLLWLGREHRALLLLTLLATVVSLHALPAVIETEPRFATAWQHLGFIDYIDRTGSAVPDLDARWSWPGFFAVAAFVAKACGVGDLTEVIRWWPTAIQLLYLAPMFLLVRSMRASWRAKWTGIWIFVLSGWVGQDYFSPQGFTYLLYLVFVAILLVWFRAPGMIWAKRRPGEIEVEPTDRRQRAVLLMIVIGLFAASVPAHQLTPFVMLGVLAVLVLVGRSELRGLPILFGVLVAAWVGFMAEPYWSGHFDELFGGVGGVGSNVSSSVSGRIQGGSSTHKLVLYVRVLLAGGVMAFACWGWWRRRWHRYRERSLLVLTFVPFLGFGMQSYGGEMALRVFMFALPGSALLAALALFPRTGVTVEERDKDRVSLAPLAALMAGLILMGGFLVARWGNEPFERIRPGEVTAMDYVYAHDDPTVRLLWLSNDTVNNVTPAMPWGTRDMEKVQYVPTLAPPDPVLVSGLVKALKDAGPNSYLMINRSQVVYLQLDVGYSDSWEPRLVKHLDARPELRKVLVNDDVTMYRLRKQPEGKVPAADPGPIGPQVTWTPWSVVGALAALALIALLTAREVVRVAVRPSVRQLRWLQSSFWFSLPLLAVLFAALVQRFLTMK, from the coding sequence GTGTCTGACACGACCACGACCACGCCCGAGGACACATCGCCCAAGGACACCTCGCCCCCGACCAAGGCGCCCGAGCGGTCGGGGCGTCGGCTCCGGCTGCCCGGCCTGGGCCGGTCGCCGGGGGGCAACCAGCTCTTCCGCAACGCCTACGCGCTGATGCTGAACACCGGCATCTCCGCGGTGCTCGGCCTCGGCTTCTGGCTGGCCGCCGCCCGCTACTACTCCGAGTCGGCGGTCGGCCAGGGCTCCGCCGCGATCGCCGCGATGAAGCTGCTCGCCGGTCTGACCGCGGTGACCCTGACCGGCGCGCTCGCCCGCTTCATCCCGGTCGCGGGCCGGGCCACCGCTCGGCTCATCTTCCGGACGTACGCGGGCAGTTCGGTGATCGTGGCGGTGGCCGCGCTGGTCTTCCTGCTCACCCTGAACCTGTGGGGGCCGTCGTACCGCTTCCTCCACGGGCCCCTCAACGGGCTCGGCTTCGTGGTCGCCGTCGTCGCCTGGTCGCTGCTGACATTGCAGGACGGGGTGCTGACGGGGCTGCGCAACGCGCTGTGGGTGCCGGTCGGCAACACCGTGTTCTCCGCGGTGAAACTGGGGCTGCTGGCCGCGTTCGCGGTGGCCCTTCCGACATCGGGCGTGTTCGCGTCGTGGGTCGCGGCGATCGCCTTCTCCGTACTGCCGCTGGGCTGGCTGGTGTTCCGGCGGCTGGCGCCCCGGCACATCGAGGCCACCGACGAGCACGCGCGGCCACCGACCCTGAAGGAGATCGGGCGGTTCCTGGCGGGCGACTACACCGGCTCGCTGTTCTCGCTGGCCGTGGTCTACCTGGTCCCCGTGATCATCGCCTCGCAGGTCAGCTCCGAGGACAACGCGTACTTCTACATCACCACCACGATCGGCGGCACGATCAATCTGCTCGCCATCAACATGGGCGCCTCGCTGACCGTGGAGGGCTCGCACGACCCGCGCCGGCTGGCCTCCAACACCCGGGCCGCGCTCAGGCGGATGGCCCGGATCATGCTGCCGGTGGCCGCGATCCTGTTCGTCGGGGCGCCCTGGATCCTCGGCGTGTTCGGCGCGGGCTACGCGGACGCGGCCACCGGGCTGCTGCGCTGGTTCGCGGTCGGCGCGGTGCTGCGGGTCGTCATGGAGACCTACTTCGCGGTGCTGCGGGCGCAGAGCCGCACCGCCGGACTCGCCTGGATGCAGGGCCTGTTGTGCGTTCTGGTGCTCGGCCTGACGCTGTTGCTGCTGCCCCGCATGGGCCTGATCGGCGCGGGCGTCGCGGAGATCTCCTCGCTCGCGGTGATCGTGGCGATCGCCGCGCCCAAGCTCTACAAGACCGTCCGGGGCGGGCCTGGCGACCGGCCCGAGGACGCGGCGCCGGACGGGGACCTCGCCGACCTGGGGGCGCGCGAGGTCCCCGCTCCGACCGGGCCGCTCCGGCGCGGACCCGGCTGGGCGCTCGACCAGGACACCCTGGCCCTCGGTATCCACGTCGACTTCGACCACCTGGAACGCCGGCCGGACGTCCGCCCGGGCCCCGGCACACCGCCCACCGGCACACCCCTGGAGCCTGAGGACCGACGGCCGGCCTGGGCGCGGGCGCCCGAGCTGGGGCTGCCCGTCGAGGCGCGGGAGCCGGGCTCCGAGGCATCGCTGGGTCCGGCGGAGGCCGAGGTGGACGCCCCGTTCGAGCCCCGGGAGGAGATCGCGCGGGGCGCCGAGGCGGCCGTACGGGAAGGGCCGCCCGTCCCCGCGGAGGCAGTCACCGGCGAAGCGGCACCGGCGCCCGCGCGTGGGGGGCCCACCCGCGTCGGGGTGATCCTGGGCTGTCTGCTGACCGCCGCGCTGCTCCTCTACTGGGTGCCCGCGCTGCGGCTCGGCGAGGCCGACCTGGACGAGATGGGCGGGCTCGGGCTGATCTCCGTGCTGCCCCTGCCCACCCTGGCCGGAGCGGCGCTGCTGGTCGTGGTGTTCGCTTCGCTGCTGTGGCTCGGGCGCGAGCACCGGGCGCTGCTGCTGCTGACGCTGCTGGCCACCGTCGTCTCCCTGCACGCGCTGCCCGCCGTGATCGAGACGGAACCGCGGTTCGCGACGGCCTGGCAGCACCTCGGGTTCATCGACTACATCGACCGGACCGGGTCGGCCGTGCCCGACCTGGACGCGCGCTGGAGCTGGCCGGGCTTCTTCGCGGTGGCCGCGTTCGTGGCCAAGGCCTGCGGGGTCGGCGACCTCACCGAGGTCATCCGCTGGTGGCCGACCGCCATCCAACTCCTCTACCTGGCCCCGATGTTCCTGCTGGTGCGCTCGATGCGGGCGAGCTGGCGCGCCAAGTGGACCGGCATCTGGATCTTCGTGCTCAGCGGCTGGGTGGGGCAGGACTACTTCTCCCCGCAGGGCTTCACGTATCTCCTGTATCTGGTGTTCGTGGCGATCCTGCTCGTGTGGTTCAGGGCGCCGGGCATGATCTGGGCGAAGCGGCGCCCCGGCGAGATCGAGGTCGAGCCGACGGACCGGCGGCAGCGGGCCGTGCTGCTGATGATCGTGATCGGCCTGTTCGCGGCGAGCGTCCCGGCCCACCAGCTCACCCCGTTCGTGATGCTGGGCGTGCTGGCGGTGCTCGTCCTCGTCGGCCGCAGCGAACTGCGGGGCCTGCCCATCCTGTTCGGGGTGCTGGTGGCCGCCTGGGTGGGCTTCATGGCCGAGCCGTACTGGTCCGGGCACTTCGACGAACTGTTCGGCGGGGTCGGCGGGGTCGGCAGCAATGTCTCGTCCTCGGTGTCCGGCCGGATCCAGGGCGGCAGTTCGACGCACAAGCTCGTGCTGTACGTGCGGGTGCTGCTGGCCGGCGGGGTGATGGCCTTCGCCTGCTGGGGCTGGTGGCGCCGACGCTGGCACCGCTACCGCGAACGGTCGCTGCTGGTCCTCACCTTCGTGCCGTTCCTGGGCTTCGGCATGCAGTCGTACGGCGGTGAGATGGCGCTGCGCGTCTTCATGTTCGCCCTGCCCGGCTCGGCCCTGCTCGCCGCACTCGCCTTGTTCCCGCGCACCGGCGTCACCGTCGAAGAACGCGACAAGGACCGGGTGAGCCTCGCCCCGCTGGCCGCGCTGATGGCGGGGCTGATCCTCATGGGCGGCTTCCTGGTGGCGCGTTGGGGCAACGAGCCGTTCGAACGGATCCGGCCCGGCGAGGTCACGGCCATGGACTACGTGTACGCCCATGACGATCCGACGGTACGGCTGCTGTGGCTGAGCAACGACACGGTGAACAACGTGACGCCGGCGATGCCGTGGGGCACCAGGGACATGGAGAAGGTCCAGTACGTGCCGACGCTGGCACCGCCCGACCCGGTGCTGGTGTCGGGTCTGGTCAAGGCGTTGAAGGACGCGGGCCCGAACTCCTATCTGATGATCAACCGCAGTCAGGTCGTCTATCTCCAGCTGGACGTGGGCTATTCGGACAGCTGGGAACCTCGGCTGGTCAAGCACCTGGACGCGCGGCCGGAGCTGAGGAAGGTCCTCGTCAACGACGACGTGACGATGTACAGGCTGCGCAAGCAGCCCGAGGGCAAGGTCCCGGCCGCGGACCCGGGCCCGATCGGGCCGCAGGTGACGTGGACGCCGTGGTCGGTCGTCGGGGCGCTCGCGGCGCTCGCGCTGATCGCGCTGCTGACGGCGCGGGAGGTCGTCCGGGTCGCGGTGCGGCCGAGTGTGCGGCAACTGCGGTGGCTGCAGAGCAGCTTCTGGTTCTCGCTGCCGCTGCTGGCGGTGCTGTTCGCCGCGCTGGTCCAGCGGTTCCTGACGATGAAGTAG
- a CDS encoding xylan 1,4-beta-xylosidase, whose amino-acid sequence MGRHGWNSGAGRWRLTALLGVGLAALALVVTLLNTLPGNDGGTEGTSRDGDKVHGTPRAPAGAAKPEVGWGFTHTQFSADEGAGAATRRVEDRLSNAGGLPQNQHIMGWGADNPEPVKSRYDFGAMDRRVDFMRASGATPVITLCCSPDWMKGGKAGVGNTNWSQAALETAPTPDHYQDFADLAATVAKRYPDVRHFVVWNEFKGFWNDAEARWDYEGYTRLYNLVYKALKGVDKDIEVGGPYLVMDSVDPRSADASTTFKGPWGAMDQRILDAFAYWNRHKAGADFVVVDGSSYTNDDELLPDEFAATDKFTAVGKWVRARTGDLPLWWAEYYVEPGDANDERKGWSETRRVAVQATGMIAMVKGGASSGFYWNPEREKGTDCPGCLWTPTDGSSGGAKLPLYDLVSRFGAEFPPGTAYRTVSVAKDDVPNVRVLATDTVALVVNTLDRQISAQVDGRRFEMQAYEVKWLDRRAD is encoded by the coding sequence ATGGGACGTCATGGGTGGAATTCGGGGGCCGGGCGGTGGCGTCTCACCGCGCTGCTCGGTGTGGGACTGGCCGCGCTGGCCCTGGTCGTGACCCTGCTCAACACGCTTCCCGGGAACGACGGCGGCACCGAGGGCACCTCACGCGACGGCGACAAGGTGCACGGCACGCCGAGGGCTCCCGCCGGTGCGGCGAAGCCCGAGGTGGGCTGGGGCTTCACGCACACCCAGTTCAGCGCCGACGAGGGGGCCGGCGCCGCCACCCGGCGTGTCGAGGACCGGCTGTCGAATGCCGGGGGCCTGCCGCAGAACCAGCACATCATGGGCTGGGGCGCCGACAACCCCGAGCCGGTGAAGAGCCGTTACGACTTCGGGGCCATGGACCGCCGAGTCGACTTCATGCGCGCCTCCGGAGCCACCCCGGTGATCACCCTGTGCTGCTCCCCGGACTGGATGAAGGGCGGCAAGGCAGGCGTCGGCAACACGAACTGGAGCCAGGCCGCCCTGGAGACCGCGCCGACTCCCGACCACTACCAGGACTTCGCCGACCTGGCCGCGACCGTCGCCAAGCGCTATCCGGACGTACGCCACTTCGTCGTCTGGAACGAGTTCAAGGGTTTCTGGAACGACGCCGAGGCCCGCTGGGACTACGAGGGCTACACCAGGCTCTACAACCTGGTCTACAAGGCTCTCAAGGGTGTCGACAAGGACATCGAGGTCGGCGGGCCGTACCTGGTGATGGACAGCGTCGACCCGCGCTCGGCCGACGCCTCGACCACCTTCAAGGGGCCCTGGGGCGCGATGGACCAGCGGATCCTCGACGCCTTCGCCTACTGGAACCGGCACAAGGCAGGAGCCGACTTCGTGGTCGTCGACGGCTCCAGCTACACCAACGACGACGAGTTGCTGCCCGACGAGTTCGCGGCCACCGACAAGTTCACGGCGGTGGGGAAGTGGGTGCGGGCGCGGACCGGCGACCTGCCGTTGTGGTGGGCCGAGTACTACGTCGAGCCCGGCGACGCCAACGACGAACGCAAGGGCTGGTCCGAGACCCGCCGGGTCGCCGTCCAGGCCACCGGGATGATCGCCATGGTCAAGGGCGGCGCCTCCTCCGGCTTCTACTGGAACCCGGAGCGGGAGAAGGGCACCGACTGTCCCGGCTGTCTGTGGACCCCGACCGACGGGAGCAGCGGCGGCGCGAAGCTTCCCCTGTACGACCTCGTCTCCCGCTTCGGCGCGGAGTTCCCGCCCGGCACCGCCTACCGGACGGTGTCCGTCGCCAAGGACGACGTACCCAACGTGCGGGTCCTGGCGACCGACACGGTGGCCCTCGTCGTCAACACCCTCGACCGGCAGATCAGCGCCCAGGTCGACGGCAGACGGTTCGAGATGCAGGCGTACGAGGTGAAGTGGCTCGACCGGCGGGCCGACTGA